One region of Candidatus Saccharibacteria bacterium genomic DNA includes:
- a CDS encoding prepilin-type N-terminal cleavage/methylation domain-containing protein, whose translation MTHFTPAHAASRAGFTIVELLIVIVVIGILGAIVLNTFASARERGYESAIQSDVRNAAQKIKAFHAENGYYPNTASELAGLKLSFTKDAYDGTVNGMIYCTITGGANERFSIGGWSKAGKRGHYYSSASGLKQTTSWTNTNASLCPLLNVDATAPGYINHWGLLGGNNWQSWTN comes from the coding sequence ATGACACATTTTACCCCCGCACACGCCGCCAGTCGGGCCGGCTTCACCATCGTGGAGCTGCTTATCGTCATCGTGGTCATCGGCATCCTGGGCGCCATAGTCCTCAATACTTTTGCCAGTGCGCGCGAGCGTGGTTATGAATCAGCCATTCAGAGCGATGTGCGTAATGCCGCCCAGAAAATCAAAGCCTTCCATGCCGAGAACGGCTATTACCCCAATACCGCCAGCGAACTGGCCGGCCTCAAACTATCTTTTACCAAGGACGCCTACGACGGCACTGTCAACGGCATGATTTATTGCACTATCACGGGCGGCGCCAATGAGCGCTTCTCTATCGGCGGCTGGAGCAAGGCAGGCAAGCGCGGACATTATTACTCCAGTGCATCCGGCCTGAAGCAGACCACCAGCTGGACCAATACCAATGCCTCCCTCTGCCCGCTGCTCAATGTAGATGCCACGGCACCCGGGTACATCAACCATTGGGGGCTTCTGGGCGGCAATAACTGGCAAAGTTGGACCAATTAA
- the rny gene encoding ribonuclease Y → MDPLISSVIAVIVGVGAGAGGAIALERRKRSAAGSRADRLVADAEKKAKKIELDAADKALRIADEAKKEERQRRDEITKIERRIIDRESNLDRKLEELDKRAENLRKAEDEVEGLKEEIRDIRSKQQEKLEKIAKLSKGEAADKLMAMTERDIKHDLVGLVNKMRRDAQDDAEEKAQVILVSAMERMASEVTAERTVTALKLEDEEMKGRIIGKEGRNIQAIQRATGVDVLVDDTPGMVVLSSFDPIRRQVARVTLEMLMKDGRIHPGRIEEVVEKARRQIDKEVERAGEDAAREVGVTGIPRELLRLLGELKYRTSYGQNVLKHSTEMAHVAGLIASELGADVRTVKYAALLHDIGKAVTHKVEGKHHHIGAELARKYGVPEKISHAIEAHHDDVEATTPEALVIRVVDALSAARPGARNISAENFAERMRELENIANSFPGIDKSYAISAGREVRVMVKPREIDDLSAIKLARDIANKIESSMQYPGTIKVSVIRETRAIEFAK, encoded by the coding sequence ATGGACCCACTGATAAGCAGCGTCATTGCTGTAATTGTCGGTGTCGGCGCCGGCGCGGGCGGTGCAATAGCGCTCGAGCGACGAAAACGCTCGGCTGCTGGCAGCCGCGCAGACCGGCTTGTTGCTGATGCCGAAAAAAAGGCTAAGAAGATTGAGCTGGACGCCGCCGACAAAGCGCTGCGCATCGCTGACGAGGCCAAGAAGGAAGAGCGGCAGCGCCGTGACGAGATCACCAAGATTGAGCGCCGCATCATTGATCGCGAAAGCAACCTCGACCGCAAACTCGAGGAACTGGACAAGCGCGCCGAAAACCTGCGCAAGGCCGAAGATGAAGTGGAGGGGCTTAAAGAAGAAATCCGCGACATCCGCAGCAAGCAACAGGAGAAGCTGGAAAAGATCGCCAAGCTTTCCAAGGGCGAAGCTGCCGATAAGCTGATGGCCATGACGGAGCGCGACATCAAGCATGACCTGGTCGGCCTGGTGAACAAGATGCGGCGCGATGCCCAGGATGATGCCGAAGAGAAGGCGCAGGTCATCCTGGTCAGCGCTATGGAGCGCATGGCGTCTGAAGTGACTGCCGAACGCACCGTCACTGCCCTCAAGCTTGAGGACGAGGAGATGAAGGGCCGCATCATCGGCAAGGAAGGCCGCAATATCCAGGCTATCCAACGTGCTACCGGCGTGGATGTGCTGGTGGATGACACCCCGGGCATGGTAGTACTTTCCAGCTTCGACCCGATCCGCCGCCAGGTGGCCCGTGTGACCCTTGAGATGCTGATGAAGGATGGGCGCATTCACCCCGGACGCATCGAAGAAGTGGTTGAGAAAGCCCGCCGCCAGATCGATAAGGAAGTGGAGCGCGCCGGCGAGGACGCCGCACGGGAAGTCGGCGTGACCGGCATCCCGCGTGAACTGCTGCGCCTGCTCGGTGAGCTGAAGTATCGCACCAGCTATGGCCAGAACGTCCTGAAGCACAGCACCGAGATGGCGCATGTGGCTGGGCTAATCGCCAGCGAGCTGGGCGCGGATGTCCGGACCGTCAAGTATGCCGCACTGCTGCACGACATCGGCAAGGCCGTCACCCACAAGGTAGAGGGTAAGCACCACCACATCGGTGCCGAGCTGGCCCGCAAGTACGGTGTACCGGAGAAGATTTCTCACGCCATCGAAGCCCACCATGATGATGTTGAAGCTACAACACCAGAAGCACTGGTCATCCGTGTGGTGGACGCCCTGTCGGCCGCCCGCCCAGGTGCCCGCAACATCAGCGCCGAGAACTTTGCCGAGCGCATGCGTGAGCTGGAGAACATTGCCAACAGCTTCCCGGGCATCGACAAGTCATATGCCATCAGCGCCGGCCGCGAGGTGCGCGTGATGGTCAAGCCGCGTGAAATCGACGACCTGTCCGCCATCAAGCTGGCCCGTGACATCGCCAACAAGATTGAAAGCAGCATGCAGTACCCTGGCACCATCAAGGTCAGCGTCATCCGTGAGACGCGGGCGATCGAATTCGCCAAATAG
- a CDS encoding alpha/beta fold hydrolase, translating into MKPTFTTTRLTIPTSGAPYHIDVRTLKPARPGGRSFILIHGIGVSGRYFMPLALKLARHHTVYVLDLPGHGDTPKPARALDIRQLATVVNAFVHHQHISRPILVGHSMGCQIAAKAIELAPRLHGGIILLSPTVNRYRRNRLLQAYSLLCDGLREPLRVNLIAFGDYLQFGLARYLRTSSFMMRDRLEQSIRHCPLPGLIVRGGRDPITSDRWLDYLCRSNPRFTPVRLNDGPHVIQYTHAVELADICEGYVLSLE; encoded by the coding sequence GTGAAACCGACTTTTACTACTACACGCCTGACCATCCCCACATCCGGCGCGCCCTATCATATCGATGTCCGCACACTAAAGCCGGCCCGGCCCGGCGGACGCAGTTTTATTCTTATCCATGGCATCGGGGTATCCGGCCGATACTTCATGCCGCTTGCACTGAAGCTGGCACGGCACCACACGGTATACGTACTTGATCTGCCGGGGCATGGCGACACGCCCAAGCCGGCGCGGGCGCTCGACATAAGACAGCTGGCCACGGTGGTAAATGCTTTCGTACATCACCAGCACATCAGCCGGCCCATTCTCGTCGGTCATTCCATGGGCTGCCAGATTGCCGCCAAAGCCATTGAGCTGGCACCGCGCCTGCATGGCGGCATCATATTGCTGTCACCCACCGTCAACCGCTACCGGCGCAATCGTCTCCTGCAAGCATATAGCCTGCTTTGCGATGGGCTACGCGAGCCTTTGCGGGTCAACCTGATAGCTTTTGGTGATTACCTGCAGTTTGGCCTGGCGCGCTACCTGCGCACTTCAAGCTTTATGATGCGGGATCGGCTTGAGCAATCCATCCGGCACTGCCCGTTGCCGGGACTGATCGTGCGGGGCGGCCGTGATCCTATCACTTCGGACCGCTGGTTGGATTATCTTTGCCGCAGTAACCCCCGGTTCACGCCAGTCAGACTGAATGACGGGCCGCACGTCATCCAATACACGCATGCCGTAGAGCTGGCGGACATCTGTGAGGGGTATGTGTTGTCTTTAGAGTAG
- the tsaE gene encoding tRNA (adenosine(37)-N6)-threonylcarbamoyltransferase complex ATPase subunit type 1 TsaE: protein MKTGILVGDMHTVHTVTIATGDAMEAFGRQLGVLLRGGEVFALNGDVGTGKTTMTKGLAAGMGITEVVQSPTFTIERLYDAPEQRQLAHYDFYRLADAGIMRAELEEALTTPGNVVVIEWNEIIRDVLPESGTIICDFAYDGETGRRLTVTVPERFDYLLPVLKKETT from the coding sequence ATGAAAACTGGTATACTGGTGGGCGATATGCATACGGTCCATACTGTGACGATCGCCACCGGTGATGCGATGGAGGCATTCGGGCGCCAACTCGGCGTCCTGCTTCGGGGTGGCGAGGTCTTTGCGCTGAACGGCGACGTCGGCACGGGCAAGACAACCATGACCAAGGGCTTGGCTGCTGGCATGGGCATCACGGAAGTGGTGCAAAGCCCGACCTTTACCATCGAGCGGCTATATGACGCACCGGAGCAGCGCCAGCTCGCCCATTACGATTTTTACCGTCTGGCTGATGCCGGCATCATGCGGGCTGAGCTTGAAGAGGCGCTAACCACGCCTGGCAACGTGGTGGTGATTGAGTGGAATGAGATTATCCGTGACGTGCTGCCGGAAAGCGGCACTATCATCTGCGACTTTGCCTACGATGGCGAGACCGGACGCCGACTGACCGTCACCGTGCCGGAACGTTTTGACTACCTGCTGCCTGTACTGAAAAAGGAGACGACCTAA
- the tsaB gene encoding tRNA (adenosine(37)-N6)-threonylcarbamoyltransferase complex dimerization subunit type 1 TsaB, with the protein MILALRTDAAAANLTLLDEQGKVANESFDELGRQMARELPGRIAALLAQAGLALGDLSGVIFYAGPGSFTGLRIGAATANALAYGQQVPVVATRGDNWLSDGVARLQAGDTDRTALPFYGAEARVTQPRK; encoded by the coding sequence ATGATACTTGCACTGCGTACCGACGCCGCTGCTGCCAACCTGACACTGCTTGATGAACAGGGCAAGGTGGCGAATGAATCGTTTGATGAACTGGGGCGGCAGATGGCGCGCGAGCTGCCGGGGAGGATCGCTGCACTGCTTGCCCAGGCCGGCCTGGCGCTGGGCGACCTGAGCGGTGTGATCTTTTATGCCGGGCCGGGCAGTTTTACCGGCCTGCGCATCGGTGCTGCTACCGCCAACGCACTGGCGTACGGCCAGCAGGTGCCGGTAGTGGCGACCCGCGGTGATAACTGGCTCAGTGACGGCGTGGCCCGGCTGCAGGCTGGCGACACCGACCGGACGGCCCTGCCGTTCTACGGCGCCGAAGCCAGGGTGACGCAACCGCGTAAATAA
- a CDS encoding dihydrofolate reductase family protein — MNDRPITTLFMLMSLDGKISTGSSDDRDFDKDLQGVNGVKEGLQQYYDLEQETDLCSLNTGRVLAKVGWNDDKTEIEKIPVDFVVIDSKPHLTERGVLNLLKRTNKLYIVTTNKLHPAAGLSDPNLELIAYDDDIDFADLFAKLKAKGIEKMTIQSGSELNAELARSGLIDFVSLVVAPLLVGGKDTATLIGGKSLATDDDLKLLKPLTLQSAQTLSSSYLHLRYKVENGQTAKQN, encoded by the coding sequence ATGAATGATAGACCTATAACAACTCTTTTTATGCTTATGTCCCTTGATGGCAAAATATCAACAGGTTCCAGCGATGACCGTGATTTTGATAAGGACTTACAAGGAGTTAATGGCGTAAAAGAGGGTTTGCAGCAGTATTACGATTTAGAGCAAGAAACTGACCTCTGTTCACTTAATACGGGGCGTGTATTGGCAAAGGTAGGATGGAATGACGACAAAACAGAGATTGAAAAAATCCCCGTAGACTTCGTGGTTATCGATAGCAAGCCGCACTTGACCGAGCGCGGAGTCCTGAACCTTTTGAAGCGGACAAATAAACTATATATTGTTACGACCAACAAATTGCATCCTGCCGCAGGCTTGAGCGACCCCAATCTTGAACTAATAGCTTACGATGACGATATAGATTTTGCCGACCTATTTGCAAAATTAAAGGCAAAAGGTATTGAAAAAATGACTATCCAGTCCGGCAGTGAGCTAAATGCCGAACTTGCACGGAGCGGGCTTATTGATTTTGTCTCTTTGGTAGTTGCTCCATTGCTCGTGGGCGGCAAGGACACGGCAACGCTTATTGGCGGCAAGTCGCTTGCAACGGACGATGATTTGAAACTGCTTAAGCCACTAACATTGCAAAGCGCTCAAACTCTTAGCAGCTCATATCTCCACCTTCGATATAAAGTTGAGAATGGGCAGACTGCAAAGCAAAACTAG
- the opgC gene encoding OpgC domain-containing protein, with the protein MPEKIAQAAAKAERIIALDYLRGFFIFVIIVDHLNRWPNIYEFFTGRGALWASAAEGFFIISGFLIGYIRGHKNLRKPLREITVTLWKRAAILYLWSVLLSLLFIITIWYTNISDTLRPNMPFTPGDIWEPLKQVLLQNYAAGWSYFLKLYWIMLLIAPLAVWLFRKRQEWLVLLLSLGIWFWGQFANVDWMQWQLLFFVPAIAGFHLDTIRGWFGRLAKPTQRRLTIGIFTAFGLTLLMAAFWTLGWFFVEHQYHIMTREQYVAERFWIDAIFLRDPLTIGRILLSYLWFLGLLMLFHKLVPFIKRWLAWLLLPFGTRSLTAYILHGLVLIIVQGLVPVTDNFFFNTLLATLIVLVVWGLLRLRWVQRVIPQ; encoded by the coding sequence ATGCCTGAGAAAATCGCTCAAGCGGCCGCCAAAGCGGAGCGCATTATTGCCCTTGATTATCTGCGCGGTTTTTTCATATTCGTCATCATCGTCGATCATCTGAACCGCTGGCCCAACATCTACGAGTTCTTCACGGGGCGCGGGGCGCTGTGGGCCTCGGCTGCCGAAGGCTTCTTCATCATCTCCGGCTTCCTCATCGGCTACATCCGCGGCCATAAGAACCTGCGCAAGCCGCTGCGTGAAATTACCGTGACGCTCTGGAAGCGCGCCGCCATCCTCTACCTCTGGTCAGTGCTGCTGAGCCTGCTGTTCATCATCACCATCTGGTATACCAACATTTCGGATACGCTGCGGCCCAACATGCCGTTCACGCCGGGCGACATCTGGGAGCCGCTCAAGCAGGTACTGCTGCAGAACTACGCCGCCGGCTGGTCGTACTTCCTTAAGCTGTACTGGATAATGCTGCTGATCGCGCCGCTGGCTGTCTGGCTGTTCCGTAAGCGGCAGGAGTGGCTGGTATTGCTGCTTTCGCTCGGTATCTGGTTCTGGGGGCAGTTTGCCAATGTGGACTGGATGCAGTGGCAGCTGCTGTTCTTCGTGCCGGCCATCGCGGGGTTCCACCTGGACACTATCCGGGGCTGGTTCGGCAGGCTCGCCAAGCCCACGCAGCGCCGGCTGACCATCGGCATCTTCACGGCTTTTGGATTGACGCTACTTATGGCTGCTTTTTGGACGCTCGGCTGGTTCTTCGTTGAACACCAGTATCACATCATGACGCGCGAGCAGTACGTGGCCGAACGCTTCTGGATTGACGCGATCTTCCTGCGTGACCCGCTGACCATAGGGCGCATATTGCTTTCCTATCTATGGTTCCTGGGGCTGCTGATGCTCTTCCACAAGCTGGTGCCGTTCATCAAGCGCTGGCTGGCCTGGCTGCTCCTCCCCTTTGGCACGCGATCACTGACGGCCTATATTTTGCACGGCCTGGTGCTGATCATCGTCCAAGGCCTGGTGCCGGTGACTGATAATTTCTTCTTCAATACGCTGCTAGCCACCCTCATTGTGCTGGTGGTCTGGGGGTTATTGCGGCTGCGCTGGGTCCAGCGCGTCATTCCGCAGTAA
- a CDS encoding RNA-directed DNA polymerase — protein MFDDIEQVVDKKFWRVINDLRVHATRKQRKPFLLELAKKLKHHEYFPSLPLTVKEADKGFSVARQIPIFNLEDYSVYYYCVRKLEHVLAKNRIKGTYGGWSMGGKLRNLEDFEDPGDEYSLTYSYNPAAWSKYYGDFNARLYGKIKEIQDSNNPRQVVFELDIANYYDNIQLSILENKIRQDADYSESGILDLLMYFLGYSNRLVTHYQKRSVGIPQDAFGDCSRLLANYYLQDYDLFMNELTKQHGASYFRYADDQIIFVPSDAVGHSIIQLASRKLAQIGLNFNQQKVARRTLDELYTYRSFDINDIFQEPNSKKDATKVNEFAYRAFEAIDQDVSCLKNRGYPLIKRLLNAEYNLLSPTYRARLMAYVFDKEFTKAGKAYNFRMAYEKMYEDEKNGYLILLNDLLDNCSHSAFHYEILTFYRQLGLDTERLENRIAELKKDIYSI, from the coding sequence ATGTTTGATGATATAGAGCAAGTTGTTGATAAAAAGTTTTGGCGAGTAATTAATGATTTGAGAGTTCATGCAACTAGAAAACAAAGGAAGCCGTTTTTATTGGAGCTGGCGAAAAAGTTAAAGCATCATGAGTACTTTCCTAGCCTGCCATTGACAGTAAAAGAGGCAGACAAAGGATTTAGCGTAGCCCGCCAAATACCCATATTTAACCTCGAAGACTATAGTGTTTACTATTATTGCGTCCGCAAACTGGAGCACGTACTCGCAAAGAACAGGATTAAAGGCACCTACGGCGGATGGTCAATGGGTGGCAAATTAAGAAACTTGGAGGATTTTGAAGATCCGGGCGATGAATACAGCCTCACATACTCTTACAATCCAGCTGCATGGAGTAAATACTATGGCGATTTTAACGCTAGGCTATACGGAAAAATTAAAGAAATTCAAGATTCCAACAACCCACGCCAAGTCGTATTTGAGCTAGACATCGCCAATTACTATGACAATATTCAGCTTTCCATATTGGAGAACAAAATTAGACAAGATGCCGACTATTCAGAGTCAGGAATTTTAGACCTGCTCATGTATTTCCTCGGCTACAGCAATCGATTAGTAACCCATTACCAGAAAAGAAGCGTGGGAATTCCACAAGATGCGTTTGGCGACTGCTCCCGCTTGCTGGCTAACTATTATTTACAAGACTATGACCTATTCATGAACGAACTGACCAAGCAGCATGGCGCCAGTTACTTCCGCTACGCTGACGATCAAATTATTTTTGTTCCCAGTGATGCAGTCGGTCATTCAATCATTCAACTTGCCTCGCGAAAACTGGCTCAGATAGGGTTAAACTTTAACCAACAAAAAGTCGCAAGGCGTACTCTTGATGAGCTTTACACATATCGCTCCTTTGATATTAACGATATTTTTCAAGAACCAAACTCAAAGAAAGATGCTACAAAAGTGAATGAATTTGCATATAGAGCTTTTGAGGCGATAGATCAAGATGTCAGCTGTTTAAAGAACAGGGGTTATCCACTAATTAAAAGGCTACTTAATGCTGAGTATAATTTATTATCCCCTACATACAGAGCACGACTAATGGCATACGTTTTTGACAAAGAATTTACCAAAGCTGGAAAAGCGTATAATTTTAGAATGGCATATGAAAAGATGTATGAAGACGAAAAGAATGGTTACCTCATTCTATTAAATGATCTTTTGGATAACTGCAGTCATTCTGCATTTCACTACGAGATATTAACCTTTTACAGACAACTAGGCCTAGATACAGAGAGGCTTGAAAATAGAATAGCTGAACTTAAAAAGGATATTTATTCTATATAA
- a CDS encoding DUF1704 domain-containing protein: protein MPSHSRLLIPRQPALDQRWFDRLLPLVGAAGEIYEPMLPPPAQLRTLRQQFEAADYDADVNLRVHLQDMERYRIQRSDLESLKYEIAGDEPDELVKEVYIRRIDELILNLDLLLAAAAHDNDTYHAINDTLFGMPDRRLFAAAADWLHFTMTGLSGHDNAAVQKAARHALTLLPQVPPGGPGREALLPDETLFQRVRAVHFQEDGYFDQLLAGVELPAAGEIEREQGDIVVRQILRNLGADFTIGDAVSRYWSMSYETLTILRPEIYSYDVVMFRGVIAHELGSHLLERLNGMRQPLRLLAVGLDGYEMANEGRAYLREQIQFASINEASRQVTWENIILRHFGVSLAMGLDGSKWTFSQLYRLLHALFHAWELSRHPDDKKAAEHYAHDLAWALTIRLLNGTDGRGGAYRKDTCYLMANTGYWRLAAEDVEHIFRGDGGKFNPFDPRHQQWLAELDRRYGVSKSQLGLLRNDALDPAQPQ from the coding sequence GTGCCTAGCCACTCCCGCTTACTGATACCGCGGCAACCAGCGCTCGACCAGCGCTGGTTTGACCGTTTGTTGCCCTTGGTGGGCGCGGCGGGGGAGATATACGAGCCGATGTTGCCGCCGCCCGCCCAGCTGCGGACCCTGCGCCAGCAGTTCGAGGCGGCAGACTATGACGCGGACGTAAATCTGCGGGTGCACCTGCAGGATATGGAGCGCTACCGCATACAGCGTAGCGACCTGGAAAGCCTGAAATACGAAATTGCCGGTGACGAGCCGGACGAGCTGGTGAAAGAGGTGTATATCCGGCGCATCGATGAGCTGATCCTTAACCTTGACCTGCTGCTGGCGGCCGCGGCGCACGACAATGACACCTATCATGCCATCAACGATACACTGTTCGGCATGCCGGACAGGCGGTTGTTCGCGGCTGCGGCCGACTGGCTGCATTTCACCATGACCGGCTTGAGTGGGCACGATAATGCAGCAGTGCAGAAGGCTGCACGCCATGCCCTGACGTTGCTGCCACAAGTACCACCCGGCGGACCGGGCCGCGAAGCCTTGCTGCCCGATGAGACGCTGTTCCAGCGGGTGCGTGCCGTGCATTTCCAAGAGGACGGCTACTTTGACCAGTTACTGGCGGGAGTGGAATTGCCTGCGGCGGGCGAGATTGAGCGGGAGCAGGGGGACATAGTGGTCCGTCAGATTCTGCGTAACTTGGGCGCGGATTTCACCATCGGTGATGCAGTCAGCCGCTACTGGTCTATGAGTTACGAAACGCTGACGATCCTAAGGCCGGAAATCTACAGCTACGACGTGGTCATGTTCCGTGGCGTCATCGCGCACGAGCTTGGCAGCCATCTGTTGGAACGCCTCAACGGCATGCGTCAGCCGCTGCGCCTGCTGGCCGTGGGCTTGGACGGCTACGAGATGGCCAATGAGGGCCGGGCATACCTGCGTGAACAGATACAGTTTGCCAGCATTAATGAGGCGTCGCGCCAGGTGACCTGGGAAAACATCATTCTCCGCCATTTCGGTGTCAGCCTGGCCATGGGGTTGGACGGCAGCAAGTGGACGTTCAGCCAGCTGTACCGGCTATTGCACGCCCTGTTCCATGCCTGGGAACTCTCCCGCCATCCTGATGATAAAAAGGCTGCCGAGCATTACGCCCACGATTTAGCCTGGGCCCTGACCATCCGCCTGCTCAACGGCACCGACGGCCGTGGCGGCGCCTACCGCAAAGACACCTGCTACCTGATGGCCAACACCGGCTATTGGCGCCTGGCCGCCGAAGACGTAGAGCATATTTTCCGCGGCGACGGCGGCAAGTTCAACCCGTTTGACCCGCGCCATCAGCAGTGGCTGGCGGAACTGGACCGGCGCTACGGCGTGAGTAAGAGTCAGTTGGGCTTACTGCGGAATGACGCGCTGGACCCAGCGCAGCCGCAATAA
- a CDS encoding DUF4411 family protein, which yields MTRPATSSLLANLATHCIDTNVFFNFWKLGPDEPYGKDVFKTQWEIIEKKIETGEIIAPMAVHDEIMKGKEKDDPLKAWAKQHEYMFVELDDDQVAAMGPIVTEYPIYNDLQRGSYADLCVVALGKARGLTVITSERETVAISKKNPRIPNVCSNQGVKRTSVIDLFRQEGRTF from the coding sequence ATGACCCGCCCCGCCACTTCTAGTTTACTGGCTAATCTAGCTACGCATTGTATTGATACCAATGTGTTCTTCAATTTTTGGAAGCTAGGGCCTGATGAGCCTTATGGTAAAGATGTCTTTAAAACACAATGGGAAATTATCGAAAAGAAGATTGAGACGGGTGAGATTATTGCACCTATGGCGGTTCACGACGAAATAATGAAGGGTAAGGAAAAAGACGACCCGCTTAAAGCCTGGGCTAAGCAGCACGAGTATATGTTCGTAGAGCTAGACGATGACCAGGTGGCTGCCATGGGGCCTATTGTAACTGAGTACCCCATATATAACGATTTGCAGCGCGGCAGTTATGCCGACCTTTGCGTTGTTGCTCTGGGAAAAGCACGCGGGCTAACAGTAATTACATCAGAGCGTGAAACCGTAGCTATCAGCAAGAAAAACCCTCGGATACCTAACGTATGCAGCAACCAGGGTGTAAAGCGAACATCCGTAATAGACCTGTTCCGCCAAGAAGGTCGCACGTTCTAG
- a CDS encoding GlsB/YeaQ/YmgE family stress response membrane protein, with amino-acid sequence MLLDIVLWILFGALAGWVASKIMGTDAQMGAVANIVVGIIGAFLGGFLVRTLTGNTVEGFNLTSLIVAILGSVILLAIVKAFRGHGHPTKV; translated from the coding sequence ATGTTGCTAGATATCGTGTTATGGATTCTATTCGGTGCACTAGCTGGCTGGGTCGCTTCCAAGATTATGGGCACTGACGCTCAGATGGGTGCCGTTGCCAACATCGTGGTTGGTATCATCGGTGCCTTCCTCGGTGGCTTCCTGGTCCGTACGCTGACCGGCAACACCGTTGAGGGATTCAACCTCACTAGCCTGATCGTCGCCATCCTTGGCTCAGTCATCCTACTGGCTATCGTCAAGGCGTTCCGCGGCCATGGTCACCCGACCAAAGTCTAA
- a CDS encoding ImmA/IrrE family metallo-endopeptidase, with amino-acid sequence MEIKVKAAVFRSLRLNRSFDIERLSRDTGIAVDELEQYDQQDSSIDMVTLEKLAKAYKKRWTIFLLQVPEQAPKHGNDNRSRHNRTEVLDIDLLNALDAAEYIIESGAELASGSGVELPNPTADLSRNPELFAQQFREGLKPNEVKLQSLTDDFGPLRFWKDLLTERGLYISEMGWETKSVRAFSIIKKSRAIIVLSTKEEPQPRLFSLLHELCHVIHKQSGICDLHDDADDVEALCNRFAAAFLMPENKFRQAANELGVLVGSMPSGEQVKRLRKLFGVSRLAAYRRLHTLGYISKQQYETIQGEYSDDYEKPEEHKKKSKGGDYYRNKLANNSKRFTVEAFDAYADGRIGSRTLSRMLGISVKNLQEFKTRVGNGSGIAL; translated from the coding sequence ATGGAAATCAAGGTAAAAGCGGCTGTATTTCGTAGTTTGCGACTCAATAGAAGTTTCGATATTGAGCGCCTGAGCCGTGATACGGGTATTGCTGTTGATGAACTTGAGCAATATGACCAGCAAGATAGTAGTATCGATATGGTAACACTAGAAAAACTTGCTAAAGCCTATAAGAAGCGCTGGACTATATTTTTATTGCAGGTTCCCGAACAGGCTCCTAAGCACGGCAACGATAACCGCTCCCGCCATAACAGGACAGAAGTCTTAGATATTGACCTGCTCAACGCGCTGGATGCAGCAGAGTATATTATCGAGTCAGGCGCAGAGTTAGCAAGTGGGAGTGGTGTAGAATTACCTAACCCTACTGCTGATTTATCCCGAAACCCTGAACTATTTGCCCAGCAATTTAGGGAAGGTCTGAAGCCTAACGAGGTTAAACTACAAAGCCTTACGGATGACTTTGGCCCCCTGCGATTCTGGAAGGACTTATTAACTGAGCGTGGTCTGTATATATCAGAGATGGGCTGGGAAACAAAGAGTGTCCGAGCTTTTTCAATCATCAAGAAAAGCCGCGCCATTATTGTACTTAGCACCAAAGAAGAACCTCAGCCTCGACTCTTCTCTCTGTTGCACGAACTCTGTCACGTTATACATAAACAAAGTGGTATCTGTGATTTGCACGATGATGCAGACGACGTTGAAGCGCTCTGTAATCGCTTCGCGGCCGCATTCCTAATGCCTGAAAATAAGTTCCGTCAAGCAGCCAATGAACTTGGCGTCCTAGTAGGCAGTATGCCTTCAGGTGAACAAGTTAAGCGTTTGCGCAAGTTATTCGGTGTCAGCAGGCTTGCAGCTTACCGACGCCTGCATACGTTGGGCTACATATCTAAGCAGCAGTACGAAACAATCCAGGGCGAATATAGCGATGACTATGAAAAACCTGAAGAGCATAAGAAGAAAAGCAAAGGCGGCGATTATTACCGTAATAAACTCGCTAACAATAGTAAGCGGTTTACAGTAGAAGCTTTCGACGCCTATGCAGATGGTCGGATAGGTTCACGGACATTGTCGCGTATGTTGGGTATTTCGGTAAAAAATTTACAAGAATTTAAAACTCGGGTGGGGAACGGTAGTGGAATTGCATTATGA